A section of the Nodosilinea sp. FACHB-141 genome encodes:
- a CDS encoding calcium-binding protein — translation MAIINGSVFGDVVTGTIGNDSIASFGGNDYIYGSFGNDLIKGGSGIDTVDYSMLGQPITLEAGGFVGKGAAGVDKIVSVDNVIGAIGQFNTIDASSGNSGIVSINVDLSINNLVVNDIPGIGTIGLGVQNFIDVVGTTQNDVIAGDFQNNILNGNSGDDFLFGNSGNDWMIGGKGSDIVLGGSGSDALSGGSGNDFLNGFGFTFGEFDVLEGGSGADVFALGDANSLYYLDNGYATITDFNYLEGDKIQVTGSASNYGIAFQDLSGGLATDTLIFFGGDLIGVVQDTTNVVPTFDFIAA, via the coding sequence ATGGCTATCATCAACGGCAGTGTTTTTGGCGATGTTGTGACTGGTACCATTGGCAATGATTCTATTGCATCATTTGGGGGTAACGACTACATTTACGGCAGTTTTGGCAATGACTTAATCAAAGGCGGCTCTGGCATTGATACAGTCGACTACAGCATGCTTGGCCAGCCCATAACCCTAGAAGCCGGTGGATTCGTCGGCAAGGGAGCTGCCGGAGTTGACAAAATTGTGTCTGTCGACAACGTTATTGGTGCGATTGGACAATTTAATACTATTGATGCGTCTTCGGGCAACAGCGGCATTGTATCGATTAACGTGGATCTTTCTATCAACAATTTAGTGGTTAATGATATTCCCGGCATTGGCACTATTGGGCTAGGAGTTCAAAATTTCATTGATGTTGTTGGCACAACCCAGAATGATGTTATTGCTGGTGATTTTCAAAACAATATTCTTAACGGCAACAGCGGCGATGACTTTTTATTCGGCAACTCCGGCAACGATTGGATGATTGGCGGCAAGGGCAGCGACATCGTCCTGGGGGGCAGCGGCAGCGATGCGCTGAGCGGGGGTTCTGGCAACGATTTCCTCAATGGCTTCGGCTTTACATTCGGCGAGTTTGATGTGCTTGAGGGTGGCTCGGGGGCCGATGTATTTGCTCTCGGCGATGCCAACAGCCTCTACTACCTCGACAATGGTTATGCCACTATTACCGACTTCAACTATTTAGAGGGCGACAAAATTCAGGTTACGGGTAGCGCCAGCAATTACGGCATCGCGTTCCAGGATCTTTCTGGAGGGCTAGCTACCGATACTCTGATCTTCTTTGGCGGTGATCTGATTGGCGTTGTGCAAGATACGACAAACGTGGTGCCTACGTTTGATTTCATTGCTGCCTAA
- a CDS encoding filamentous hemagglutinin N-terminal domain-containing protein — protein MPYSPLPVCGMLVLGAIAILPAAPPALAQLVPDATLGVESSTVTPNAPVQGNLVELIGGGAVQGDNLFHSFFEFNVDAGQRVYFANPAGVEAIFSRITGGNPSNIFGTLGVDGAADLFLMNPNGLVFGPGARLDVQGAFTATTASAIQFGEQGSFGVADPNPLPILTVAPSALWFNQLNQGSITSQGILGVEAGQNLVLAGGNLTLDGSILDVGSAVGGRIELAAVAGNGAVAFAPNGSLIFPETMGRADILIGNDSVLDVTANDGGSIALTGRNITISDSQLSAGIPPGLGTSQSQSGNIQIRATETIRIEDNSLVNNVIFTDAIGKLGDIEIEAGTLTAQRSQISNSTIGSGNAGNINIRVAENIVLDDANVFSLGGEDVAANGGNITIDTTNLSLINGAQISASTFGIGVPGNVVVNARDRVSLDGFPSAIFSSVFGRSQSPGGDIQITARELSLTNSAKLDTSVNGQGSGGNVVIDVQDGLIIDGIIQGRPGSAIFSTIEEEGTGTAGDVRVTAGFVALTNSGTIQSLTRGQGNAGNISIQARDFVLLDGFGIRGTTTVPGTGEPNFLIIPSSIQSIVTDDENASGNGGDIYVQAGNYISLSNTARIESSIDSETAIGNAGNITLESGSVLMDRGRINTTTFAQGNAGEIMINARDRIAANNSSRIQSSTFGAGNAGSIEILAIGEVSFDNDSTIFSTVERSGRGSAGNVFIDSASLSITRGSQFLAYTLGTGNAGNILISVADSAVFNGKSPGNFSSGIFAFAGEGSVGDGGDIQITARSLSLSEGQLTAVTSGNGNGGNILLNIQEETALDNETLVSTAVYTDARGDAGNIQVNTGTLTATNFGAFESDTDGFGNAGNITLNVRGDAQFSGAIIADNRIRSSGASSSVNRNGVGDAGTIRLTANSVSLTDLAALQTSTFGQGDGGDIVVEAAGRVFLDDARLVAIVGDGTGRSRIGNGDGGTIRIQAQDLSLVNGAQLQTSTFGNGDAGNIEIDAANTVSLEGEVLFQDDDFFRSAFFSTVGITGIGEGGDIAVRTGTLSVAEGAVISATTVGRGPAGNIQVEARDRITVDGYSTRSGFPSSLQSSTEFSLSGAGGNIDLSANQVQVLNGGQVLANSEGRSSAGTVRVNATDSILVSGSNPTFAAQAANRPSIARLFIPQSTISVRSSAAGAAGNLIIGDLGNTPRLVLDGGQLIAESAAVDGGNIVIDLSQVLLLRNGGLISTTAGTAQAGGNGGNITVRAPFIVAIPSENSDIRADAFAGAGGNVSVTARGIFGIEPRRDRSPLSDITATSELGVSGVIAVDTLDTSFIESGLTALEDTLVDTAALTSGSCIARTEPGLGSFTVTGGGGLPLSPGDGAISAYPTGTVRTVDEPTASVIREPDGVYQLPDGRLVLSRRCADRSAPSS, from the coding sequence ATGCCCTACTCTCCCCTTCCTGTCTGCGGCATGTTGGTGTTAGGGGCGATCGCCATCCTCCCCGCTGCTCCCCCCGCCCTGGCGCAGCTGGTGCCCGACGCCACCTTGGGGGTCGAAAGCTCAACGGTGACTCCCAATGCCCCCGTGCAAGGCAATCTCGTCGAGCTGATTGGCGGCGGCGCTGTGCAGGGCGACAATCTGTTCCACAGTTTTTTTGAGTTCAATGTGGATGCCGGGCAGCGGGTCTACTTTGCCAACCCTGCCGGGGTTGAAGCCATCTTTAGCCGCATCACCGGGGGCAACCCGTCGAATATCTTTGGCACTCTGGGGGTCGATGGCGCAGCCGATTTGTTTTTGATGAACCCCAACGGGCTGGTGTTTGGCCCCGGTGCTCGGCTGGATGTGCAGGGAGCATTTACCGCGACAACGGCCAGCGCCATTCAGTTTGGCGAACAGGGCAGCTTTGGTGTCGCAGATCCAAACCCGCTGCCGATTCTCACCGTTGCCCCCTCAGCCCTCTGGTTTAATCAGCTCAATCAGGGATCTATCACTAGCCAAGGAATCCTAGGGGTCGAGGCTGGACAAAATCTTGTGTTGGCAGGCGGAAATCTTACGCTGGATGGCAGCATTTTAGACGTAGGTTCTGCGGTTGGGGGCCGCATTGAGCTAGCTGCTGTGGCCGGGAACGGTGCCGTAGCATTCGCCCCTAACGGTAGCTTGATTTTTCCAGAAACCATGGGACGGGCCGATATTCTGATTGGTAATGATTCAGTGCTGGATGTTACCGCTAATGACGGCGGCAGTATTGCCCTAACTGGACGCAACATTACTATTTCTGACAGTCAGCTGAGTGCAGGTATCCCCCCCGGGCTAGGCACTAGCCAAAGCCAAAGCGGCAATATACAGATCAGGGCAACTGAAACTATACGTATTGAGGACAATAGCTTAGTCAACAATGTTATTTTTACAGACGCGATAGGCAAGCTTGGCGATATTGAAATTGAAGCTGGTACACTCACTGCTCAGCGATCGCAAATTAGCAACAGCACCATCGGTTCTGGCAATGCCGGTAATATCAACATTCGGGTTGCGGAAAACATTGTCTTAGATGATGCCAATGTGTTTAGCCTTGGGGGCGAAGACGTAGCCGCCAATGGAGGGAATATCACGATTGATACGACCAATCTTTCACTGATTAATGGTGCTCAGATTAGTGCCAGCACATTTGGCATCGGAGTGCCTGGCAATGTAGTGGTTAATGCTCGCGATCGCGTTAGCCTAGACGGTTTTCCCAGCGCCATTTTTAGCTCAGTTTTTGGCAGATCTCAATCCCCAGGAGGTGACATTCAAATCACAGCCAGGGAGCTATCTCTGACAAACAGCGCCAAACTAGATACGAGCGTCAATGGTCAGGGCAGTGGCGGCAACGTCGTCATTGATGTTCAAGATGGCCTAATTATTGACGGAATTATTCAAGGCAGGCCCGGCAGTGCCATTTTTAGTACTATTGAGGAAGAAGGTACGGGCACAGCAGGTGATGTTAGAGTCACTGCTGGTTTTGTAGCATTGACCAACAGCGGTACTATTCAATCCCTAACACGCGGTCAGGGCAACGCTGGCAATATCTCTATCCAAGCTCGTGATTTCGTTTTATTGGATGGCTTTGGCATTCGGGGCACTACAACTGTTCCAGGAACTGGCGAACCTAATTTTCTCATAATTCCAAGTTCGATTCAAAGTATCGTTACTGACGATGAAAATGCTTCAGGCAATGGTGGAGATATTTATGTTCAGGCTGGTAACTACATTTCGTTAAGCAACACCGCAAGAATTGAAAGTAGTATTGATTCGGAAACGGCGATCGGCAATGCTGGCAACATCACGTTGGAATCCGGCTCAGTTCTTATGGATAGGGGTCGGATTAACACGACGACTTTTGCTCAGGGGAATGCGGGAGAAATTATGATTAATGCTCGCGATCGCATTGCAGCAAATAATAGCTCTCGCATACAGTCCTCTACGTTTGGTGCTGGCAACGCTGGCAGTATTGAAATTTTGGCAATTGGCGAGGTTTCATTCGATAATGACTCAACTATCTTTAGCACAGTAGAACGCAGTGGTAGGGGTTCTGCTGGCAATGTTTTCATAGATTCAGCCTCACTGTCAATTACCAGAGGCTCTCAGTTTCTTGCCTATACTCTGGGTACAGGAAACGCTGGAAATATCTTGATTTCTGTGGCAGATTCAGCAGTATTCAATGGGAAAAGCCCTGGTAATTTTTCGAGTGGAATTTTTGCATTTGCAGGAGAAGGAAGTGTCGGGGACGGAGGCGATATTCAAATTACGGCTCGATCACTTTCTCTCTCAGAAGGTCAGCTAACAGCTGTGACATCAGGAAACGGAAACGGAGGAAATATTTTACTCAATATTCAGGAAGAAACAGCTTTAGATAACGAAACGCTTGTTTCAACAGCAGTGTACACCGATGCCAGGGGGGATGCGGGCAACATTCAGGTAAATACCGGAACGCTAACCGCTACCAATTTCGGGGCGTTTGAGTCGGATACTGATGGGTTTGGGAATGCAGGTAATATTACGTTGAACGTTCGCGGTGATGCCCAATTCTCCGGTGCGATCATCGCTGACAATCGCATTCGCTCGAGTGGGGCTAGCAGTTCTGTTAACAGAAACGGAGTCGGTGATGCTGGAACGATTCGATTGACGGCTAATTCAGTGTCGTTGACCGATTTAGCCGCTCTACAAACCAGCACTTTTGGCCAGGGAGACGGCGGCGATATTGTAGTGGAAGCCGCAGGTCGTGTCTTTCTAGATGACGCCCGGCTGGTTGCCATTGTGGGCGACGGAACGGGTCGATCTCGCATAGGCAATGGGGATGGCGGCACCATTCGCATTCAGGCTCAAGATTTGTCTTTGGTAAATGGCGCACAGCTTCAGACCAGCACCTTTGGCAACGGCGATGCTGGGAATATTGAAATTGATGCCGCAAATACAGTGTCTCTAGAGGGCGAAGTTCTCTTTCAGGATGATGATTTTTTTCGTAGTGCATTCTTCAGCACTGTGGGCATTACTGGCATTGGCGAAGGTGGCGATATTGCGGTGCGAACAGGAACTTTATCGGTGGCTGAGGGAGCCGTTATTAGCGCCACAACCGTGGGACGTGGGCCAGCGGGCAATATTCAGGTGGAGGCGCGCGATCGCATCACAGTCGATGGCTATAGTACGCGATCGGGCTTCCCCAGCAGTCTCCAATCCTCTACCGAGTTTTCCCTCAGTGGGGCAGGCGGCAACATTGATCTCTCGGCCAACCAGGTACAGGTGCTCAACGGTGGTCAAGTCTTAGCCAACAGCGAAGGCCGAAGTTCGGCGGGCACCGTGCGGGTTAATGCCACCGACAGTATTTTGGTGTCTGGCAGCAACCCAACCTTTGCGGCCCAAGCCGCTAACAGGCCCAGCATCGCCCGCCTTTTTATTCCCCAAAGCACCATTTCGGTGCGCTCTAGTGCAGCGGGCGCGGCAGGCAACTTGATCATTGGCGATCTGGGCAACACTCCGCGCCTGGTGCTCGACGGCGGCCAGCTAATTGCCGAGTCGGCAGCGGTCGATGGCGGCAACATTGTCATCGACCTGAGTCAGGTGCTGCTGTTGCGCAACGGTGGCCTCATTTCGACTACAGCGGGCACTGCCCAGGCCGGGGGCAACGGCGGCAACATCACCGTTCGAGCACCTTTTATCGTCGCCATCCCTAGCGAAAACAGCGACATTCGCGCCGATGCCTTTGCTGGGGCGGGGGGCAATGTGTCTGTCACCGCGCGGGGCATCTTTGGCATTGAGCCGAGGCGCGATCGCAGCCCTCTCAGCGACATCACCGCCACCTCAGAACTGGGGGTAAGCGGAGTGATCGCCGTAGATACGCTCGATACCAGCTTTATCGAAAGCGGCCTTACAGCGCTCGAAGATACCTTGGTAGATACGGCAGCGCTGACTAGCGGTAGCTGCATTGCCCGCACTGAGCCGGGGCTGGGGTCTTTTACCGTCACGGGCGGTGGCGGGCTGCCGCTTAGCCCGGGGGATGGAGCAATTTCGGCCTACCCCACCGGCACCGTGCGCACGGTAGATGAGCCTACCGCATCCGTTATTCGAGAACCAGACGGGGTGTATCAACTGCCCGATGGCCGCCTGGTACTCAGCCGTCGCTGTGCAGATCGCTCAGCCCCCAGTAGCTAG
- a CDS encoding DUF928 domain-containing protein yields MHKPAIAAALLTVSSLTGIFLSVGNPSWGNEVTLNAPLLIAQSSNRRGYEPPPTSRAPRRTVGGGTRGGCDGSAPINLTALAPQSHIGATAASRPTLVWYVPDETPYQMQLQLYQYAAAEGDELTPVKTFNLGESQPGYKLFTLPDDEPALTVGSTYRWKVILQCNPGRPSQVALDEADLQVVAATSGAAMGQGNLVDRAEQAIADGLWYDAIALLSETPVSTEAAAYRRDLLAGLADQEALNPNDGISLFSDRLSYLAEQE; encoded by the coding sequence ATGCACAAACCAGCGATCGCGGCGGCACTTTTGACTGTCAGCAGCCTGACCGGCATTTTTCTATCGGTGGGCAACCCCAGCTGGGGCAATGAGGTGACCTTAAATGCTCCCCTTCTGATCGCTCAAAGCTCAAATCGCCGTGGTTATGAGCCGCCGCCCACGTCTCGAGCACCTCGCCGCACGGTAGGCGGCGGCACCCGAGGCGGTTGCGATGGCAGTGCCCCCATCAACCTCACGGCGCTGGCCCCTCAGTCACACATTGGCGCAACGGCGGCGAGTCGCCCCACTTTGGTCTGGTACGTGCCCGACGAAACCCCTTACCAAATGCAGCTTCAGCTCTATCAGTATGCGGCAGCCGAGGGTGACGAGTTAACGCCGGTCAAAACCTTCAATCTGGGAGAAAGCCAGCCCGGTTACAAGTTGTTTACTCTGCCTGATGACGAACCCGCGCTAACGGTGGGCAGCACCTACCGCTGGAAGGTGATTTTGCAGTGCAACCCAGGACGACCTTCCCAGGTGGCGCTAGATGAGGCCGACCTACAGGTGGTGGCCGCAACGAGTGGGGCTGCGATGGGGCAGGGCAATCTGGTCGATCGCGCCGAGCAGGCGATCGCAGACGGGCTCTGGTACGATGCGATCGCCCTACTCTCTGAGACTCCAGTTTCTACAGAGGCCGCCGCCTATCGCCGCGACCTGCTGGCAGGGTTGGCCGATCAGGAGGCTTTGAACCCCAACGACGGCATCTCTCTATTTAGCGATCGCCTCAGCTACTTGGCCGAGCAAGAGTAG
- a CDS encoding ShlB/FhaC/HecB family hemolysin secretion/activation protein, which produces MMHLFPAGLGALIVVLAFNLGAQAQTPPDLPEPTGPSRPAPLNPPLPEPIPPEEPLLRPEPNPEEASPPAGELVFTVNRIEVVGNTVLEDEIAALVEPWEGNALSLADLLELRTAITELYQIQGYVTSGAFLPTNQDLGNGVVQIQVIEGGVETIQVNGLGRLREGYVRDRIALATQSPLQIAQVEDALRLLQIDPLLERVDAELTAGSRPGQNILILDVAEADPFSAAVTLDNSQSSSIGSWQAEAQVQHRNVLGLGDAASLRYGHTQGLNLYELRYGLPLNARDGTLQVRYENASSRIVTPQFVDAGIRSNSQTLALSVRQPLSRSISQEFALGLAFDLRQSRSFILNDIPFSFSVGPENGVAKVSALRFSQDWLARDLRRVVAARSQFSLGLGLFDATVNDTGTDGRFFAWLGQFQWVERVSPNLLLVSRVNAQLTPNSLLPLERFSVGGQDTVRGYAQNQIVTDNAVVGSVELRIPLSATPNQLLLIPFVDAGTGWNTLTESPTPSVLLGTGLGVQWQPIPAASLGFTYGIPLIGVPNRGSSWQENGFYFTFTYQPL; this is translated from the coding sequence ATGATGCATCTATTTCCTGCCGGGCTGGGTGCCCTGATAGTGGTGCTGGCCTTCAACCTAGGGGCTCAGGCCCAGACGCCGCCCGACCTGCCAGAGCCGACTGGGCCCAGCCGACCAGCCCCCCTTAACCCACCCCTGCCCGAGCCGATTCCGCCCGAGGAACCGCTGCTGCGCCCCGAACCCAACCCTGAGGAAGCCAGTCCTCCGGCGGGTGAACTCGTGTTTACCGTCAACCGCATTGAGGTGGTGGGCAACACTGTTTTGGAGGATGAGATCGCCGCTCTAGTGGAGCCCTGGGAGGGGAATGCCCTATCACTGGCCGATTTGCTCGAGCTGCGTACCGCCATTACCGAGCTGTACCAGATCCAGGGTTACGTCACCTCTGGGGCCTTTTTGCCTACCAATCAAGACTTAGGTAACGGGGTGGTGCAGATTCAGGTGATTGAGGGTGGGGTCGAGACCATTCAGGTAAATGGGTTGGGCCGACTGCGAGAGGGCTATGTGCGCGATCGCATTGCTCTAGCTACCCAGTCGCCCCTGCAAATTGCCCAGGTCGAAGATGCCCTGCGCCTGCTGCAAATCGACCCCCTGCTGGAGCGCGTCGATGCCGAACTCACCGCCGGCAGCCGTCCAGGGCAAAACATTCTGATTCTCGACGTGGCGGAGGCCGACCCCTTCTCAGCAGCGGTTACCCTCGACAACTCCCAGTCATCGAGTATTGGCTCGTGGCAAGCCGAAGCCCAGGTGCAGCACCGCAACGTGCTGGGTCTAGGGGATGCCGCCAGTTTGCGCTACGGCCACACCCAGGGGCTAAACCTCTACGAGCTGCGCTACGGTCTGCCCCTCAATGCCCGCGACGGCACCCTGCAAGTGCGCTACGAAAACGCCAGCAGCCGCATTGTCACGCCCCAGTTTGTCGATGCGGGCATTCGCAGCAACAGCCAAACCCTGGCGCTGAGCGTACGTCAACCCCTGAGCCGCTCCATCAGCCAGGAGTTTGCCCTGGGTTTGGCCTTCGACCTGCGCCAAAGTCGCAGCTTTATTCTCAACGACATTCCCTTTTCGTTTTCGGTGGGGCCAGAGAATGGGGTGGCGAAGGTAAGCGCCTTGCGGTTTTCCCAAGACTGGCTGGCGCGGGATCTGCGGCGGGTGGTGGCAGCGCGATCGCAGTTTAGCCTAGGTCTGGGTCTGTTCGATGCCACCGTCAACGACACCGGCACCGATGGCCGCTTTTTTGCTTGGCTGGGCCAATTTCAGTGGGTCGAACGGGTGTCGCCCAACCTGCTGCTAGTCAGCCGCGTCAACGCTCAACTCACCCCCAACTCGCTGCTGCCCCTGGAGCGCTTTAGCGTCGGCGGGCAAGACACCGTACGTGGCTATGCCCAAAACCAAATCGTCACCGACAACGCCGTGGTCGGCTCGGTCGAGCTGCGTATTCCCCTGTCGGCCACCCCCAACCAGCTCTTGCTGATTCCCTTTGTAGATGCAGGCACCGGCTGGAACACGCTGACCGAAAGCCCCACCCCCTCTGTGCTGCTCGGCACTGGTCTGGGGGTGCAGTGGCAGCCCATCCCCGCCGCCAGCCTGGGCTTCACCTACGGTATTCCCCTGATCGGCGTACCGAACCGGGGCAGCTCTTGGCAAGAAAACGGGTTCTACTTCACCTTTACCTATCAACCGCTTTAG
- a CDS encoding response regulator transcription factor translates to MTTPQRQQLLVVDDHDAVLSGTVSALQKDYPDANIRTVRTAHEAATSVATVLPALLVVDLSIPEKAGAPSLPETGIGLLRSLMQQHPELNIVVQSAHVKSLVRLKPAIDAHQGGFTIVDKSLPLHEMLTKVSWAMQGLIYTPKDMRSGLEVKPEWLHVLQLAFKEGLQDKAIADRMNVSERTVRHYWSKVQDALGVYPDPGKNIRIQTEIRAREEGLID, encoded by the coding sequence ATGACTACTCCCCAACGCCAACAACTGCTAGTCGTTGATGACCACGACGCCGTGCTCAGTGGCACCGTGAGCGCTCTGCAAAAAGATTATCCCGATGCCAATATTCGCACCGTGCGCACTGCCCACGAGGCTGCGACCAGTGTGGCGACGGTTTTGCCCGCTCTGCTGGTAGTCGATCTGTCTATTCCAGAAAAAGCCGGGGCACCCTCGCTGCCCGAGACAGGAATTGGCCTGCTGCGATCGCTCATGCAACAGCACCCCGAGCTCAACATCGTGGTACAGAGCGCCCATGTCAAATCGCTGGTGCGGCTCAAACCAGCGATCGACGCTCACCAAGGGGGCTTTACCATCGTCGATAAAAGCCTGCCCCTGCATGAAATGCTGACCAAGGTGAGCTGGGCTATGCAGGGGTTAATTTACACCCCGAAAGATATGCGCAGCGGTCTGGAGGTCAAGCCTGAGTGGCTGCACGTGTTGCAGCTCGCCTTTAAAGAAGGGCTACAAGATAAGGCCATTGCTGATCGCATGAATGTCTCAGAACGCACGGTGCGCCACTACTGGAGTAAGGTGCAAGATGCCCTGGGGGTCTACCCCGACCCCGGCAAAAATATTCGCATTCAAACCGAAATTCGCGCCCGCGAGGAAGGGCTGATCGACTGA
- a CDS encoding CHASE2 domain-containing protein: MKPFDELRHSWQRRSPAGKLPWRQVVPGVVVLGLVVGARLLGLFQGLELKMLDQLLRWRPAEATDERVLIVSIDEADIQRLGTYPVPDGVLAELLQTLAVHRPRAVGIDIYRDMAVEPGHAALVETLATLPYAIAIENILSNPPVAGPAYLPPEQVGFVDFPQDDDGFVRRVLLGSPNAVGEFRFSLALRLAETYLQAEGLTLENGLRDPWAMRFGATEFSQISPHAGGYVRTDAGGHQVLLNGRSGPQPFRRVSLQQVLDGSVDPTWIEDAIVLVGITSSSAKDFLNSVAVAVDSPGLVYGVVMQAHATSQLVSAVLDDRPLLRPWPDGLEYLWIVLWGGVGTVLIWGVRSPSWYLLTMGLIGLGLVGVSFGLLWLGGWWIPLVPTLVVFSVNGLVLPGFYLYDQTLRSSIAERQQIIDQTYSAIHNGPLQTLALLLREAEPASWAEARPRLERLNQELRDIRESLPAAAPPESEAIPLHEQLWNTYTATLARGEQDFPGLRSLKLKVVTFEPLSTLGLSADDRQGLCQFLEEALLNVGKHGVNVTRLTVVCQATDTENLIQVIDNGQGPYSLNTSPAGTGWGTRQAKQLAQRLNGQFKREFSSAGTCCELRWPLVVQRRLGFRGLT; this comes from the coding sequence ATGAAACCCTTTGACGAACTTCGGCACAGTTGGCAGCGCCGTTCCCCAGCAGGGAAACTGCCGTGGCGGCAGGTGGTGCCCGGTGTGGTGGTGCTGGGGCTGGTGGTAGGTGCTCGACTGCTGGGGCTGTTTCAGGGTCTGGAGCTGAAGATGTTGGACCAGCTGCTACGCTGGCGACCGGCCGAAGCTACAGACGAGCGGGTACTGATTGTCAGCATTGACGAAGCTGATATTCAGCGGCTGGGCACCTATCCTGTGCCCGATGGCGTGCTGGCCGAGCTGCTGCAAACCCTGGCGGTGCATCGGCCCCGTGCGGTGGGCATCGACATTTACCGCGATATGGCGGTGGAGCCGGGTCATGCGGCCTTGGTCGAAACTCTGGCGACTCTGCCCTATGCGATCGCCATTGAGAATATTTTGAGCAATCCGCCGGTGGCGGGGCCAGCCTACCTGCCCCCGGAGCAGGTGGGGTTTGTGGATTTTCCCCAGGACGACGATGGGTTTGTGCGCCGGGTTCTGCTGGGGTCGCCTAATGCAGTAGGAGAGTTTCGGTTTTCGCTGGCGCTGCGGCTGGCGGAGACCTATTTGCAGGCAGAGGGGCTAACTTTGGAAAATGGCCTGCGTGACCCCTGGGCTATGCGCTTTGGGGCTACGGAATTTTCTCAGATTTCTCCCCATGCGGGCGGTTATGTGAGGACCGATGCCGGGGGGCACCAGGTGTTGCTCAACGGGCGCAGTGGCCCTCAGCCCTTTCGGCGGGTGTCATTGCAGCAGGTGCTCGATGGCAGCGTAGACCCTACCTGGATTGAGGATGCCATTGTGCTGGTGGGCATTACCTCGTCGAGCGCGAAGGACTTTCTCAACTCGGTAGCGGTGGCGGTGGACAGTCCAGGGCTGGTGTATGGAGTAGTGATGCAGGCCCACGCCACCAGCCAATTGGTGAGTGCAGTGTTGGACGATCGCCCCCTGCTGCGCCCCTGGCCCGACGGCCTGGAGTATCTATGGATCGTGCTGTGGGGCGGGGTGGGCACGGTGCTGATCTGGGGAGTCAGATCGCCCTCCTGGTACCTGTTGACGATGGGCCTGATTGGTTTGGGTCTGGTGGGGGTGAGCTTTGGCCTGCTGTGGCTGGGGGGCTGGTGGATACCGCTGGTGCCAACGCTAGTAGTGTTTAGCGTCAATGGGCTGGTGCTGCCGGGGTTTTATCTGTATGACCAAACCCTGCGATCGAGCATTGCAGAGCGCCAGCAAATTATTGACCAAACCTACAGCGCCATTCACAACGGTCCCCTGCAAACCCTGGCCCTGCTACTGCGGGAGGCCGAACCCGCCTCCTGGGCCGAAGCCCGACCCAGGCTAGAGCGCCTCAATCAGGAGCTGCGCGATATTCGCGAAAGTCTGCCCGCTGCCGCGCCGCCGGAAAGCGAGGCCATTCCCCTGCACGAGCAGCTTTGGAACACCTACACAGCGACTCTGGCGCGGGGCGAGCAAGACTTTCCAGGGCTGCGATCGCTCAAGCTTAAGGTGGTCACCTTTGAACCCCTCAGCACCCTGGGCCTTTCGGCTGACGACCGGCAGGGCCTCTGTCAGTTTTTAGAAGAGGCCCTGCTCAATGTCGGCAAGCACGGCGTGAACGTGACCCGCCTCACTGTCGTCTGCCAGGCCACCGACACCGAAAACCTGATTCAGGTGATCGACAACGGCCAGGGGCCCTACTCTCTCAACACCTCCCCTGCGGGTACGGGCTGGGGCACCCGCCAGGCCAAACAGCTGGCCCAGCGATTGAACGGGCAGTTTAAGCGCGAGTTTAGCAGCGCGGGCACCTGTTGCGAACTGCGGTGGCCCCTGGTCGTTCAGCGTCGTCTGGGGTTTAGGGGCCTGACCTGA